From Passer domesticus isolate bPasDom1 chromosome 8, bPasDom1.hap1, whole genome shotgun sequence, a single genomic window includes:
- the SFXN2 gene encoding sideroflexin-2 — translation MATVSLSFNIDAPRWDQSTFLGRLKHFLNITDPRTVLVPEQELDQAKALVEGCRAGLVPPGSSQEQLLYAKKLYDSAFHPDTGEKMNLIGRMSFQVPGGMAITGFMLQFYRTVPAVVFWQWVNQSFNAFVNYTNRNAASPISLRQIGVAYVTATSAALATAVGLNLYTKRAPPLLARWVPFAAVAAANCVNIPMMRQQEIINGITVTDENNNELGRSRRAAVKGIAQVVLSRITMAAPGMIILPIIMERLEKFTFMQRIRVLHGPLQVLLCGGFLLFMVPAACALFPQRCSLALADLEVELRDSIMAKHGDKVPYVYFNKGL, via the exons ATGGCCACAGTTTCCCTTAGCTTCAACATCGACGCCCCACGCTGGGACCAGAGCACCTTTTTGGGGCGCCTGAAGCACTTCCTCAACATCACCGACCCTCGGACAGTGCTGGTGCCGGAGCAGGAGCTGGACCAGGCCAAAGCCCTGGTGGAGGGCTGCAG GGCCGGGCTGGTGCCACCGGGaagcagccaggagcagctgctctatGCCAAGAAGCTGTACGACTCAGCCTTCCACCCTGACACCGGGGAGAAGATGAACCTCATTGGGAGGATGTCCTTCCAGGTGCCGGGGGGCATGGCCATCACCGGCTTCATGCTCCAGTTCTATCG GACAGTGCCTGCTGTGGTTTTCTGGCAGTGGGTGAACCAGTCCTTCAATGCCTTTGTCAACTACACCAACCGCAACGCTGCCTCCCCCATCTCTCTGAG GCAAATCGGGGTGGCTTATGTCACAGCCACCAGTGCAGCCCTGGCCACCGCAGTGGGACTCAACCTCTACACCAAG CGAGCTCCCCCCTTGCTGGCCCGCTGGGTCCCCtttgcagctgtggctgctgccaacTGTGTCAATATCCCCATGATGCGGCAACA GGAGATCATCAATGGGATCACAGTGACAGATGAGAACAACAACGAGCTCGGCCGCTCCAGG AGGGCAGCAGTGAAGGGCATCGCGCAGGTTGTGCTCTCCAGGATCACCATGGCAGCACCAGGCATGA TTATTCTGCCCATCATCATGGAGCGGCTGGAGAAATTCACCTTCATGCAG CGGATCCGGGTTCTCCACGGGcctctgcaggtgctgctgtgcgGGGGCTT CCTCCTGTTCATGGTGCCAGCAGCCTGTGCCCTCTTCCCCCAGCGATG CTCCCTTGCACTGGCTGACCTTGAGGTGGAGCTGCGTGACAGTATCATGGCCAAGCACGGGGACAAAGTGCCATATGTCTATTTTAACAAAGGACTGTGA